The sequence below is a genomic window from Harpia harpyja isolate bHarHar1 chromosome 28, bHarHar1 primary haplotype, whole genome shotgun sequence.
GAGCACCCGGCCCAGCCCCCATTGGACGCTTGGGTGCCCCCCAAGTGTCCTCGgtggacccaggcatccgggctCGAGCCCTCCCCCACCCTGCTGTGGGGCactgcacaccccccccccataggGGACTCAGGGGTCCAGGACACCCTTGGGTGTCCTCAGGGTCCCTTGGGGGTCCTCAAGGTCCCTTGGGTGTCTTCAGGGGTCCCTTGGGTGTCCCCGAGGTCCCTTGGGTGTCCCTGGGGTCCCTTGGGTGTCCTCAAGGTCCCTTGGGTGTCCCTGGAGTCCCCAGGGGTCTCTTGGGTGTCCCTGAGGTCCCTTGGGTGTCCCTGGGGTCCCCAGGGGTCCCTTGGGTGTCCTCAAGGTCTCTTGGGTGTCCCTGGGGTCCCTTTGGTGTCCCTTGGGTGTCCTCAAGGTCCCCTGGGTTTCTCCAGGGGTCCCTTGGGGGTTCTCAAGGTCCCTtgggtgtccccaaggtcccttGGGGGTCCCTTGGGGGTCCCCGAGGTCCCTCATGTGTCCTCAAGGTCCCTTGGGTGTCCTCAGGGGTCCCTTGGGTGTCCCCGAGGTCCCCAGGGGTCCCTTAGGTGCCCTGAGGTGCCTTGGGTGTCCTTAAGGGTCCCTTGGGTCAttccctgggggtccctggggtgtccCCAAGATCCCCAGGTGTCCCTCGGGTGTCCTCAGGGCCAACACATCACCCCCGGCTTTTCCTCTTCATCCGTCATCTTGCCTTTGATGATGACTCCGTCACGGATCATGACCTTCAACTCTTGGCCAAGGCCACCGAAGGGCGGCCAAGCAAAGCTTTGGTAGAACCAGGACGAAGCTCAAGAGCTGAATCTGGCACAACGGCCGTCCTTGGTGGGATGGGGGTGGAGAACATTCCAGAAACAAGATGGCGGACCATCACGGTCAGTGCTTGAGATggtctttaattaaaaaaaaaaaaagaaaaagaatgagatttttctcCCCTTGGGTGGGTTttgattgatttttcttctaCCTGGGTCCTGGGAGCTCTTCAAGATGATGTTCTTCACCAACGGCTGGGTGGAGGACGGGCTCAGGTTGGACGTGGAAGACGTGATTTGAGGTTTCCTGCACCGATCGGTGTTGAGGAACGCTCAAGGAACTGGGCGATCCCCTCTCTTTGAAGGTAACGGAGTCAAGGACCATCTGGAGATGGTGGTGGATCTCACCGCGGAACGGCGGGTGGAGGCGCAGCAGGTCAGTGTAGAGAAcgatggggtggggaaggagggagggtgaCTAGTTTGTCCAACTACAGGAGGACCTTTGGAAGCTGCTTGAGGGGCTCCGGAAGCTTCTTGAGGACCTTTATGAGCTTCTTGAGGGCCTCCAGAAGCTTTTTGAGGGCCTTCAGAAGCTTTTTGAGGACATTCAGAAGCTTTTTGAGGGCCTCCACAGCTTCTTGGGGGACTTCAGAAGCTTCTTGAGGGCCTTTATGAGCTTCTTGAGGGCCTTCAGAAGCTTCTTGAGGACATTCAGAAGCTTTTTGAGGGCCTTCAGAAGCTTTTTGAGGACATTCAGAAGCTTTTTGAGGGCCTCCACAGCTTCTTGGGGGACTTCAGAAGCTTCTTGATGGCCTTTATGAGCTTCTTGAGGGCCTTCAGAAGCTTCTTGAGGACATTCAGAAGCTTTCTGAGGGCCTTCAGAAGCTTTTTGAGGACATTCAGAAGCTTTTTGAGGGCCTCCACAGCTTCTTGGGGGACTTCAGAAGCTTCTTGAGGGCCTTTATGAGCTTCTTGAGGGCCTTCAGAAGCTTCTTGAGGACCTCCATAGCTGCTTGAGGGCCTCCACATCTTCTTGAGGGCCTCCAGAAGCTTTCTGAGGGCATTCAGAAGCTTTTTGAGGGCCTCCAAAGGTCAAGGGGTCTCCAAGGGGTCAAGGGGGCCCATAGGGATTTTTTAGGGGGCAGAAGGACAAATGGGGGGGCAGAGGGATAAGATGGGGGGGGCATCAAGGGTCCCCCGCGTACTCCCCCTCGGGGGCGTCCTCCCCCTCTTCGCCCAGATCCTCCATCAGGTGGGGGTGCAGGCAACGCATGGCCCGTAGGAACTGCCGGTGCCCTCGGCGTCCCCAAGCCGGGGCGGTGGCCAAAAGTCGTCGCATTTGTTCCTGCGGGGTGGGGCCGGCGGCTACCGCGGCCACTTCCTCGGCGCTCAACACCCCGTCGGCCTCCAAGCGGTCCAACAGGGCCGCCACCCCCCGAACCCGTTGGATCAGGGCGAGGCGGGTGGCGGGCCACGAAGCGCTCGGCCGGCGAGAGGGGGGGCACGTCGGCGGCGAGGTCGGCGGCGTCGCGGCCGCGGCGTGGGGCTGCACGGGTGGagatgggggggggaggaggtcgtTGCCTGCGCCGCTGCCGGTGTCGGCGCCGCCCTTCGCACCGTCAACCACCGGCACCGCCCGTGGCAACGCAGCCCTTCGTACCACCAACTGCCGGCACAACCCCCACCCTCGGTGGAACCACCGCGACAAGCCTTGGCACAGCCAACCCTCGGCACAAGCCTTGGCACTGCCAGCTCTTGGCAAAACCCTTTGGCACAAGCCTTGGCATCGCCAACTCTTGGCACAACCCTTCGGCACAAGCCTTGGCATCGCCAACTCTTGGCAAAACTCTTTGGCACAAGCCTTGGCATCGCCAACTCTTGGCACAACCCTTCGGCACAAGCCTTGGCATCACCAACTCTTGGCAAAACCCTTTGGCACACCCCTCGGCACCGCCAACCCCCGCCACAACCCTCACCGACCCAACTCTTGCCGCGCAACCAACCCTctgccctccacccccccccgcaaCCGCCATCTCACCGGCATCCCCAACCAATCCATCCGCCAAATCCAACCGTTGGATGCGTCGCAGAGCTTCGGCCAGCACCCTGACGCCGTACCCTTCCCGGTAATACCCGACCACCAAATCGGTGAGGTCGAGGGCGTCGGCCCCTTCCATCCTCCCGCGGGGGATGGTGCCGTAACCGGCCGCTAACGGTAACCGGTTCAACGCCGCCTTCAACCGTCGCAGCTCCGCCGCCGAAAGCTCTTCCAACGCCCGCAGGATTCGGTCGCGGCACCCCGCCATTTCGGGGTGGGGGATGGGGAGCTTGGCTTCGCCCAACCGGCACCTGCGCCGTCGGCGGGGGAGGAAGGAAacgggggtgggggaggggaggaggggggggggagggggtgacTCGGGGCCTCGTAGGCAGCATGgtgcccgccggcgccggcggcatcgTCGGCGTCATCGTCGCGGCTCTGGTGGCCGgtacggggggcgggggggggtcctgccagTAACGGGCAGGGAACGGGGGGGACGGGTgtgggcagggagcggggtgctgggtgccctgccCGCACCATGGGAacggggtgctgggtgccctgccTGCAATTTGGGAAGGGaatgggtgctgggtgcaggcagggattggggtgctgggtgccctgccTGCAATTTGGGAAGGGAAcgggtgctgggtgcaggcagggattggggtgctgggtgccctgcctgcaccttGGGAAGGGaatggggtgctgggtgcaggcagggagtgTGGTGCTGGATTCTGGGTACAGGCAGGGAgcggggtgctgggtgcaggcaagaaatggggtgctgggtgccctgcctgcaccgTGGAAAGGGaatggggtgctgggtgcaggcagggattggggtgctgggtgccctgccTGCAATTTGGGGAGGgattggggtgctgggtgcaggcagggagtgTGGTGCTGGATTCTGGGTACAGGCAGGGAgcggggtgctgggtgccctgcctgcactgtggaAAGGGaatggggtgctgggtgcaggcagggattggggtgctgggtgccctgcctgcaccttGGGAAGGGaatggggtgctgggtgcaggcagggattggggtgctgggtgccctgccTGCAATTTGGGGAGGgattggggtgctgggtgcaggcagggagtgTGGTGCTGGATTCTGGGTACAGGCAGGGAGcgggggtgctgggtgcaggcaagaaatggggtgctgggtgccctgccTGCGTGGGGGAGGGGCACCCCCCCGCCCGGGTCCGCTCCCACGCTTTGGGGAAGGAAGCGGGGCCCCGAGCGCCGCGTCTGCGCCGTGGGGCAGGCGGGGGCCATGGGGCGGCCGGGTGACAAACCGGGACGCCGGGGTGCTCTCCCCACGTGTTAACCAAGGGCgaagtggggggggtgggggtggggggggatccCGTCGCTACCCGCTCTCCGTCCGCCCCATAGCGCTGCCCCACAGCGAAGCCTTCAACGTCCACCCGGCCCCACATCGGGTCCTGACCCACAACGGCAGCCGAAGCTTCGGGCACCAAGTGCTGCAGCTCAATGGGTCCAGGTACGGGGGGGGCAGGGTCCTCCCGCTTAGGGGGCTCGGAGGACTGGGACCCCCACTTATGGGCCACAGACACTGGGACCCCCACTTATGGGTCCCGGACGCCTGGGACCCCCACTTATGGGTCATAGACACCCAAGGACCCCCACTTATGGGTCACGGACACCTGGGACCCCCACTTATGGGTCATAGACACCCAGGGACCCCCACTTATGGGTCACGGACACCTGGGACCCCCACTTATGGGTCATAGACACCCAGGGACCCCCACTTATGGGTCACGGACACCTGGGACCCCCACTTATGGGTCATAGACACCCAGGGACCCCCACTTATGGGTCACGGACACCTGGGACCCCCACTTATGGGTCATAGACACCCAGGGACCCCCACTTATGGGTCACGGACACCTGGGACCCCCACTTATGGGTCTCAGACACCTGGGACCCCCACTTATGGGTCATAGACACCCAGGGACCCCCACTTATGGGTCTCAGACACCTGGGACCCCCACTTATGGGTCATAGACACCCAGGGACCCCCACTTATGGGTCTCAGACACCTGGGACCCCCACTTATGGGTCATAGACACCCAGGGACCCCCACTTATGGGTCTCAGACACCTGGGACCCCCACTTATGGGTCATAGACACCCAGGGACCCCCACTTATGGGTCTCAGACACCTGGGAACCCCACTTATGGGTCCTGGGTGCCTGGGTGCCCCCCtgaccctcccctccccccccaggaTCATGGTGGGAGCCCCGGCggaggtgggggaggggggaCGGTTGTTCCAGTGCCAGGTGGAGACTGGAAAGTGCCAGAAGGTGGAGATGGAAGGTGGGATTGGGATTGGGTGGGACTGGGATGGAACTGGGATTGGGGTGGGACTGGGATTGGGTTTAGGACTGGGTCTCGGATGGGGCTGGGATTGGGATGGGGTGGAATTGGGACTGGGATTGGGACTGGGATGGGCTCGGGGTGGGACGGAATGGGTTGGGGGTGGGATTGGGACTGCAGTTAGGGTGGCACTGGGGCGGGGGGATTGGGGTGGGATTGGGTTTAGGATTGGGATTGGGATGGCTCCGCCCACCCTgaccccacccaccccaccccaccaggaaACAGCACCCAGACCCACATGGGAATGGCCTTGGCCCGTGACGGTGACATCACCATCGTAAGTCACGGGCCCCGGGGGTGGCGACACATGGGAGGGGcgaccccgcccccccccgcccacgccccacccccctgcctgcccccccagGCCTGCGGCCCCGGGCTGACCCGCGAGTGCGACCGCAACGTCTACACCAGCGGCCTCTGTCTTCTCCTCGACCCACAACTGGAGCCCCGGCAGGTCCTGGCGCCCGGATACCAAGGTGAGGGGCTCAGACCCACAGATGTCCTTCAACCTTTGACCCCAGGGTCAACCCGTTGGCCGGCCGACCACCCAAGAGCCTGGCCAACCCCTTCGGAagtctggcagctgcctgctgcctgccctcacCATGAAGACCAGGGTGGTTGACCCATGAAGACCATGGTGGCTGACCCATGGGGACGTTGAGGCGTGACCCATGCCACCCATTGACCCCAGGGTCAACCCGTTGGCCGTCCGACCACCCGAGCGCTTGGCCAACCCCTTGGAGggtctggcagctgcctgccctcaccACGAAGACCACGGTGGTTGACCCATGAGGACGTTGATGCATGACCCATGCCAACCGTTGACCCTACGGCCACCCCACCGCCCATACGTTGACCCCAGGGTCAACCCGTTGGCCGTCCGACCCCCCAAGAGCTTGGCCAACCCCTTGGGGAGTCTGGCAGCTGCCTGTACCTGAGGGAGTTCTCCCGTCCCCCGCTGCGGGCAGGGTGCTTGCCGGGGATGGTGGACTTGGTCTTCCTCTTCGACGGCTCCAACAGCATGAGCTCCGAGCAGTTCGGAGCCATCCGGGACTTCATGGTGGACGTGATGGAGAAGTTGGAGAACACTTCCATCCACGTGGGTCAtcgtgggggctggggggggggagatggggtgTCATGGCGGGGgttgggaggggtgggggggttgtggggatggggagggtggggggtcatgggtggggatgggggggctaTAGGGCCCATGGGGTCTATGGGGTATATGGGGGGGGCTATGGGGTCCATGGGGGTCTATGGGGGCCATGGGGGGGTCTATGGGGGCCATGGGGTCTATGGGGGTCTATGGGGGTCTATGGGGGCTACGGGGGGTCTATGGGGGCTATGGGGGGTCTATGGGGGGGGTCTATGGGGGCCATGGGGTCTATGGGGTCTATGGGGCCCGTGGTGACGGTGCCGTGGGGCAGTTCGGGGCGGTGCAGTTCTCGGCGGAGGTGCAGCTCCAGTTCACGCTGGCCGATTACGaggctcggccccggccccgcgagCTCTTCGCGGGCCTGAACCAGCTCCGCAGCCTCACCGACACCTTCGCCGCCATCGCCTACGTCGCGTgagcaccaccaccccccccccgccccacagctgccccactGCCGCCCCATTGCCTCCCCCAGCGCCCCACTGCATCCCCGCCGACGCCTTTGCCACCATCGCCTGCGTCGCatgagcatccctccctccctgccccacagctgccccataGCTGCCCCATAGCTGCCCCATAGCTGCCCCACTGCTCCCCCCCCAGGAAAACCATCTTCACCCCCGAGATGGGGGCGCGGGCGGGGGCCAAGCGGGTGATGATCATCATCACCGACGGCGACGCCACCGACGAGGACGAGGGCAGCATCAGGGAGGCGGAAGAGCGTGACATCATCCGTTACATCATCGGGGTGAGGGCACGGCCCCTGCCTGTACCCGGCGCTGCCGGTTCCCGTCCCGGACAGGCAGAGCGCCGTCCCTCCCGCCACCGGGGCGAAGCCCGGACCCCCACGTCGTGCGCGGGGGGTGGGCGGGCAATGAGACCGTCCCCCCCCAGAGtggggcggctgcctgtacctgcccCCCGCCCTTCCGCCAGGTGGGCAACAACTTCGACAGCCCCGACACCCGCCTCTACCTCAGCCAATTCGCCTCCCGCCCCAGCTCCGAGTTCGTCAAAGTCCTGGACAGCTTCGAGAAGCTGCGGGGCCTCTTCCGCGAGCTGCAAGCCAAGATCTACGACATCGAAGGTGGCGTCACCGGCAAaagacccccccaaaacccccagaaaTTATAAAGGGGGAGGGGCTTCCTGCCCGGTCTTGACCCCGCCCGTCCCCGCCCGTTTCAGGCACCAGCGACTTGAACCGGTTCCACCTGGAGCTGTGCTCCAGCGGGATGAGCGTGGAGGCGGTCCAGGTAAGAGGGGAGGGCGTGTCTCGAGGAGGCGGGGCTCAGGGACCCTCCCTTTTTCATCGCGTGACCCCCGCCCAGGGCCGGTGGGTGACGGGAGCGGTGGGGGCCGACAACTGGGCCGGCGGATTGGTGGAGCTGGAGGAGGCGAAGCAGAACGAGACGTTCGTGGCCAGCCCGTCGCTGGAGGAGAACGTGACGGACGCGTACCTGGGTAGGCGGCGCGGTCCCGGGTTTCTCCGCGTTCGCTTTAGGAACAACCCGGAGTCGGGCCACCGCAACCTTCCAGAAATTTCCCACTCTTCGTACCTTTTACCACCCGTCgccccagtccaaagtctttgcaACCTCCCAGTCGATCTCGGTTCCCGTGCCGTCGTCGTTCGCCAATTTATCTCATCAGTCCTCGCGTCCCGGCTCCTCCGAAGCcggtggtcgtaggcagaaggtctcggGTCACCACGCTCGCTCGCCTTCTTCCGCAtcaaagctcagctctgagcttCCGAAAATCGCTCGGGCTACTCTATTCATTTATCTTGGTCTGAAGTTAATCGCTCGCTCCCATGTCTTAGGGCTAAGCTGTACGATCCTTCTTCTGTGGATTCAGCTTGGCCGGGTTTTCAGCCAGCCGTGGTGGGGGCGACACGCGGGACAAACGAGCAGCTGATGCaaattgttttataagcacctgcattctattaatcacaccTAAAGCAATCGCTAATCATTAGTTACACGTCTGGTACGAAtcgtcttagaaacaatgaggcttaaggcccgGTTCCCTTTACAGTAGGGAGGGGTTAATTAGGAGGGGAGGGGTAATTAGGGGGGTGGGGAGCATGGGGGGGGTCAAATGCGGTGGGATCCATGTTGGGAGTGatgggagctggctgggaggggctgGTCCTGGTTGACCTCCCTCACCAACGATGACCCCGTCGAAGGGTCATGGGGTGACTGTGGTGACCCCACCTTGGGGACCAGGTTGACCACGGTGACCCCAGTTTGGTGACCAGGGTGACCCCAACCAGGAACCAGGGTGACCATGGTGACCCCACCTTGGGGACCAGGTTGACCACGGTGACCCCAATTTGGTGACCAGGGTGACCCCAACCAGGAACCAGGGTGACCCCACCTTGGGGACCAGGTTGACCACGGTGACCCCAATTTGGGGACCAGGTTGACCGCGGTGACCCCACCTTGGGGACGAGGTTGACCATGGTGACCCCAATTTGGGGACCAGGTTGACCGCGGTGACCCCAATTTTGGGACCAGGGGGACCATGGTGACCCCACCTTGGGGACCAGGTTGACCACAGTGACCCCAATTTGGGGACCAGGTTGACCATGGTGACCCCAACCCAGGAACCAGGTTGACCACGGTGACCCCAATTTGGGGACCAGGTTGACCACGGTGACCCTCGTCCCCACAGGCTACGCGGTGGCCGGGCTACGCGTCCCCAACCGGGTGCTGGTGGCAGCGGGTGCCCCCCGTCACCGTCACGTCGGTAGCGTGGTCCTTTTCGAGGTCCCAGAAGCCACCGGGAGCTGGCGGGTGCTGCAGACCCTCCCCGGCGAGCAGGTAAGGGGTGGTGGCGGTGGGTGACCTTGGGGGTgtccccgccgccaccgccacccccccccgGTGACATCGGTGTCACCCTTAGGTGGGCTCGTACTTCGGGGCCACCCTCTGCGCCCTGGATCAGGGCGGGGTGACGGTGGCCTTGCTGGTGGGTGCCCCCAACCACTTTGACGGGCGGCGCGGAGGACGGGTGCACCTCTACCGGTGGCAGAAGGTAAGGGGGACACCGGCACCCCTGGGGACGTCACGGGGCCACGGGGACGCCAAAAGCGGGGGGCACGTGGCTATGGGGGGGGTGGAACGGGGTGACACCAGCTCAGGGACGCGGGGTGACCGAGGTGACCTCAACGCAAGGATCGTGGGGTGACCAGGAGGACCCCAACTCAGGGTGACTAGGACCAGGGTGACCAAGGTGACACCAGCCCAGGGACATGGGGTGACCAGGGTGACCCCAACCCAAGGATCACGGGGTGACCAAGGTGACCCCAACCCAAGGATCATGGGACCAGGGTCACCCAACGCAAGGACAGGGGGTGACCAAGGTGACCCCAACCCAAGGATCACGGGCTGGGGGTGACCAAGGTGACCCCAGCCCGGGTTCCGGGGTGACCAAGGTGGTGAAGACGACCCCCCCCCCGCTGTCCTCGTCACCGCAGGACGCTCTGGAGGTGACCGAGGAGCTT
It includes:
- the LOC128136015 gene encoding apoptosis-associated speck-like protein containing a CARD — its product is MAGCRDRILRALEELSAAELRRLKAALNRLPLAAGYGTIPRGRMEGADALDLTDLVVGYYREGYGVRVLAEALRRIQRLDLADGLVGDAGEMAVAGGGGGQRLVVRRAALPRAVPVVDGAKGGADTGSGAGNDLLPPPSPPVQPHAAAATPPTSPPTCPPSRRPSASWPATRLALIQRVRGVAALLDRLEADGVLSAEEVAAVAAGPTPQEQMRRLLATAPAWGRRGHRQFLRAMRCLHPHLMEDLGEEGEDAPEGEYAGDP